The following DNA comes from Halobacillus litoralis.
TTCATTTGTACTGGGGTTCGGGATAATTTTAACGGGCTCCCGATCATGCCTATTTCGCCTGCTTTCGGATGGTGGGCAGTGACAAACATGTCTCGTGCCTGTAACTGTTCGTCCGATCTTAATTCATCTAAATGCTGAATCGGTCCGAAGGGTATGCTCCTCTTCTGGCATTTCTTCTTCCACATCGCCGTTGTCTCTTTAGTGAAAGCTTCTTGCAAAAGAGAAGAAAGTTCCTTGCGGTTCGCCACTCGTCCTGAATTTGATTGAAATCGGGGCTCATGGGCTAACTCAGGCTGGCCTATGATCTCACACAGAGAAGCAAACTGTTTGTCATTGCCGACTGCGATGACCATCTCGCCATCTTTTGTGTGGAATGTTTGATAGGGAACGATGTTGGCGTGATGGTTTCCGAGACGTTCTGGCACTTTACCTGTCATCAAATAATTGCTGCCGATATTGATCAGTGAACTCACAGCTGAGTCATACAGAGACAAATCGATTTTCTGTCCGGTTCCGGAAAAGGATCTCTCAAGCAATGCCGCTTGAACTCCTATGCAGGCATATAATCCAGTTAACACGTCCGTAATCGCGATTCCTGATTTCTGCGGACCTGATTTTTCATCACCGGTTATGCTCATCAAACCGCTCATTGCCTGGATGATGAAGTCATAACCCGGAAGGTGGCGGTAAGGGCCTGTCTCACCAAAGCCGGTAATGGAACAATAGACGATACCGGGATTGATCTTTTTCAGTTCAGGATAAGCTAATCCGAGTCGTTCCATAGTGCCGGTTTTAAAGTTGTGAAGGACAACATCACTCTGTCTGATTAGTTTTTTAATGATTTCTTTGCCTGCTTCGGATTTCAAATTCACGGTAAGGCTTTTTTTATTGCGGTTAGCGCACAAGTAATAGGCGCTCACTTTTTCTTGAAATGGTGGCCCCCAGTTCCTCGTTTCGTCACTTCCGCCAGGAGCTTCCACTTTAATTACTTCAGCACCAAGATCCCCCAAGATCATCGAACAATAAGGACCGGCAAGTACACGGGTCAAATCTAGCACACGGATTCCTTTTAATGCGACCGTCAACATCGCTCACATCCTTCCTCTATATAAAAAGCCAGAAGAACCCATACGATGTATGAATCCGACTGGCTTGGGAACAACGATCATAATCAGGTGCAGGAGAGGGATGTCCTCTTTGGGCTACATCACATCTTATGCGGCATCAGGAGGAGATATGATCCTGAAAATCCTCTATCATAGATTCATTTTTCCAGGAATAGGATAGATCAGTGGGACAATCTAGCGAGTAAGCGATCATGTTATGGCTGGGGGTTTGTAGAATGTCTAAAGGTTCGAAGCAGGTCAGTAGTTTACCCGCCTATCTGTTTTCGATTTTTCATAAAAAGAAAGTTGCATTAGAAGCGCAAGGAGTAGATGTCATAGATTTAGGAATCGGTGCCCCGGACTTGCCAACACCATCTTTCATCATCGATCGGTTGGCAAAGGAAGCTAGGGATCCTGAAAATCATAGATATTCGCCATATGGAGGTTGCCGGGAATTCAAACTGGCTGTCGTTGATTTTTATCAAAAGCATTATCGAGTGGAGTTGGATGCAGATTCCGAGGTTCTCGCTCTGATTGGATCTAAAGAGGGGATCGCCCATTTGATCAGTGCTGTTATAGACCCTGGTGATGGTGTTCTCACTCCGGACCCGGGATATCCTGTCTATCAATCAGCAATCCATCTCGCTCATGGTACAGGCGTGAAGTTTCCTTTAGATGAGGCGAATGGGTACACCCCTCGGTTAGAAAAGATTTCGGAAAGAGACATAAGACGATCGAAACTGATGTTATTGAATTACCCGAACAATCCGACAGGGGCCACTGTAGATCTGGATACCTTTGAAAAGGCGGTCTTATTTTCGAAGACTCACCACCTTTCTCTTGTCCACGACGCCGCCTACGACCTTGTGACATTCAGAGATTATCAAGCTCCGAGTCTATTGCAAGTACAGGGAGCGAAAGATGTGGCCGTCGAGTTCGGGTCTTTATCCAAAAGTTTCAACATGACCGGCTGGCGCATTGGATATGTTGTCGGTAATAGAGACTTGATCAAAGCGTTATCGATTGTGAAAAGCAATATGGACACAAGTCAGTTTCTACCAATTCAAAAAGCAGCTGCAACAGCTTTGAACAGCGATTTCGTGGCTGTGAAAGAAAACAACCGTGTCTACGAAGATCGGTTGGATATGATGATGAAGGCTCTACAGGAAATGAATATTGAAGCGGACAAGCCGCGAGGTACATTCTTCATCTGGGCGAAGGTCCCGGGTGGCCATACATCACAAGCATTCGCTGAAAAGATGCTTAGCGAAGCTGGTGTGATCATCACTCCCGGCAATGCATTTGGATCGAAGGGAGAAGGGTATTTCAGAATCAGTTTATCTGTACCGAAAGAGCGATTACATGAAGCAGTGAGTCGTATGAAAAAAGTGATGAAGGGAGGGACAATGTAATGGAAGGAAAAATGATGACAAGTGCACAGGCGATTGTGGAGTGCATAAGGCGGGAGGGGATTCCGAACGTATTCTGTGTGCCGGGCGAAAGCTATTTGCCGGTGATGGATGCAATTTCAGATGAACCGACAATCGAATTGATCTCTGCTCGTCATGAAGGCGGTGCAGCATTTATGGCTGAGGGGTATGCAAAAGCGAGTGGAAAAACTGGGGTAGTCATGGGCACACGAGGCGTAGGAGCATCGAATTTAACGATTGGTGTACACACAGCTTATCAAGATTCCACCCCTCTCGTTGTTTTGCTGGGACAAGTCCATTCGAGCTTCAGTGGACGCGAAGGATTCCAAGAGGTGGACCTTGAAGCATTTTTCCGTCCGATTGCTAAATGGGTAGCTGAGATTCGCGAGCCACCGCGCGTCCCGGAAATCCTCCAACGGGCATTCCGTATTGCGCAAACTGGACGTCCGGGCCCTGTGGTCCTTTCCTTACCAGAGGATTTATTGAAAAAACAAGCCCCTATGACGTTCGGACCTGCCTTCACCAAGCCAGCTCCCCGGCCTAATCTCAGGGAATTGGAAGGTTTGGAAAAGTTTCTTCAACATTCGGACCGGCCCTTAATCATTGCCGGTGGAGGTGTGAAGGGGGCAGGTGCGGAAGAAGCGCTTCAAGTTTTTGCGGAGAAATTCGAAATCCCGGTAATGTGCGCGTTCCGCCGTCACGATGTGTTTCCTAATGATGATGCACGTTATGTCGGCCATCTAGGCCTCGGAGTGCATCCGAACATTATAGAAACAGTAAGAGAAGCAGATACAATTCTTGCGATTGGAACACGCCTGTCCGAAGTGACCACACAGGACTACACCCTTTTGCAAGCCAATCAGAATTTGATTCATATCGATGTCGATTACGGAACACTCGGGAAAGTGTATGCCCCGAATATCGGAATCATCGCTGATGCAAATGAAACTCTGCGGTCCATGATGGATTTTGAGATGCCTTTGAGATGGAAAGAGTGGGGAGCAACTCGAAGACGAGCGTATGAAGCAACTCTTCAAGTTCCTGGGAAAGCGACGGTGAACGGAAGGATCATAAGTATGATGCAGAAGCACTTGCCCTCAGATACGGTCTTCACGAATGATGCCGGGAATTTTGCAGGGTGGCTTCATTCATTTTTTCAATTCAGACAAAAGCATACCTATGTCGGTCCAACATCCGGTGCCATGGGCTACGGTATGCCGGCAGCATTGGGTGTGAAACTGGCTCACCCTGATAAAACGGTAGTTTCATTGTCTGGTGACGGTGGTTTCATGATGACTATGCAAGAATTCGAAACGGCGGTCCGTTATCAAATCCCGGTCATCAGCATCGTTTTTAACAACCGGATGTATGGAACGATCCGTATGCATCAGGAAATCCATTATCCTTACAAAAAGATCGGAACGGACTTAGGAGAGGTTCCTTTTTCCAAATTAGCTGAAGATTTAGGGGCGGCTGGTTTTCATGTGAAGACCCCCGAGCAATTTGAAGAAGCACTTACTGCTGCTCTAAAAGAAAAAAAACCTGTCTTGATCGAAGTGGAAAGTGAAAGGGATCAGATATCCGTCTCTTCCACGATTCAACAAATGAGACAACGTACCAAATGAAGGAGGAATACTAGGTGAGTTTAATTCAGGAAAAAGCACTGCGGAATTTCATAAATGGGGAATGGGTGGAGCCAACGACAGGGAAGACGACAGCGGTCGTCAATCCAGCCACCTCTGAGACGATTGTACAGGTACCTTTATCAGGCAGTGAAGACGTGGTGGAAGCGACAGAAGCAGCAAAAGTGGCGCAAAAAAGCTGGGCGCTTGTACCAGCTCCGCAGCGGGCGGAAGTGCTTTATAGTGTCGGGATGATCATGAAGGAAAGAAAAGAAAAGCTTTCCCAGCTGCTGACAATGGAAAATGGGAAAGTGATCGAAGAAGCGCGCGGAGAGGTGCAAGAAGGTATTGATATGGCTTTTTACATGGCTGGAGAAGGAAGGCGGCTTTTCGGTCAGACGACACCTTCAGAGCTGAAAGATAAATTCGCGATGAGCGTCCGCGCCCCCGTTGGAGTTGTCGGGATTATCACGCCCTGGAATTTTCCGATCGCCATCGCAACGTGGAAGTCATTTCCTGCAATCGTAGCCGGCAATGCGGTGGTATGGAAACCGGCGACAGAAACTCCGATCATGGCGTATGAACTAGCGAAAATATTTGAAGAAGCAGGTCTCCCACGAGGGGTCATCAATGTAGTGTTCGGATCTGGTTCGACGGTCGGTGAAGCGATGATCGATCAAGATGACATCCGTGTCATTTCATTTACAGGTTCCAATGAAGTTGGCCGTAGGATCGCGGGTAAGTGTGGCCAAAGGTTGAAAAAAGTTTCGCTTGAGATGGGCGGAAAGAATGCCGTAATCGTGATGGACGATGCGGATCTTTCCTTAGCCGTCGAAGGGATCTTATGGAGTGCATATGGAACGAGCGGTCAACGCTGTACGGCATGCAGCCGTGTAATGGTCCATGAAAGTGTCAAAGATGAACTCGAAGAACGCCTGCAAAAAGAAATCGCAAAGCTGTCGATCGGAAATGGATTGGATGAGTCAATCAAAGTCGGCCCGATTATTAATCGAGCTGGTTTAGAGAAAGTCAAAAGCTATATGAGCGTTGGAAAAGACGAAGGAGCAAGACTTTTGACCGGTGGATACGTTATGGAAAACGGAGAGCACAAGAAGGGGAATTACTTTGCCCCGACGTTGTTCACAGATGTGAAACCGGATATGCGAATTGCACAAGAAGAAATCTTCGGCCCTGTGGTGTCCCTCATCCCTGTGAAAAGTTTTGAGGAAGCCATCGAGATTAACAACAGTGTTGAATTCGGCTTGTCGAGTTCCATTTTCACTAGAGATGTAAACAAAGTTTTCGCTGCCCAGCGTGATTTGGACACCGGGATCGTCTATGTGAATGCAGGTACGACGGGTGCAGAAATCCACTTGCCATTCGGTGGTACAAAAGGGACAGGGAACGGCCATCGTGATTCGGGTGTCGCTGCTCTTGACGTATTCACCGAATGGAAAGCCGTGTATGTTGATTTCAGTGGCAAACTGCAACGTGCTCAAATAGATGTGGAGTAGGTGGGGGAAGAATGATGAAAGATAAATAGAGAAAAAGGGAGTGCAGACGATGAAAGTAGCTGTATTAGGGTCTGGACTAATGGGGAAAGAAGCGGCACGAGATTTAGTGCAAAGCGGCGGAGTTGAGAAGGTCGGTCTCGCAGACATCGATGTGAAACGAGCAGCTGAGGTTTGTGATTCACTGGGTTCATCGAAAATCGAAGCTTTCAAGATCGATGCTGGAAACACTGAAGAGCTTGCGAATTTCTTGAAAAATTATGATGTCATTATCAATGCCTTGTTCTATTCGTTTAATGAGATTGTAGCCAGGACAGCCATCGAAGTCGGTGTCCACTCTGTCGATTTAGGTGGTCACATCGGTCATATCACCGATAAAGTATTGGAGCTTGATGACAAAGCGAAAAATTCAGGTGTGACGGTGATTCCGGATTTAGGGGTCGCTCCAGGTATGATCAATATATTAGCGGGCTTCGGCGCGAGTAAACTGGACCAGCTTGAATCGATTCGTCTCTTTGTAGGAGGCATCCCTGTCCAGCCGGAACCCCCGCTTGAATACAACCATGTTTTTTCCATGGAAGGATTGTTGGATCACTACTCAGATCCATCTACAATCATTCGTGGAGGGAAACTGCAGGAAGTAGAATCCCTGACAGAACTGGAGAAAATCTACTTTGAACGGTTCGGGCCGTTAGAGGCCTTCCACACCTCTGGCGGAACGTCGACGTTGTTAAAATCCTTTCCGACGATTGAGACGTTAGAATATAAAACCATCCGCTATCCAGGGCACGCAGAAAAAATGAAACTGCTTGTAGACTTGAACTTGACCGGCAGCAGTCATGTCGTCGATGTGGGCGGGGTCAAAGTGAAAACGCGTGATGTTTTATTAAAATCGATCGATCCGATTTTGGATCTGAAAGATAAAGACGATGCTGTGTTACTGCGAGTGATGGTCGGCGGCAGGAAAGCAGAAAAAGAGAAGCACTACCAATACGAGATGGTCACATATAAAGATCGGACGAGTAAGGTAACAGCAATGGCGCGCGCGACAGCCAATACGATATCGGTCGTCGCGCAAATGATCGGTAATGATAAAATCAGCAAGCGCGGAGTTTGTCCTCCAGAGACGATCGTACCAGGCGATTTATACATTAAAGAAATGTCTGAACGAGGCGTTGTGATTCAGGAGAAAACCGAAGGCTGAGATAAAATATTTTAAAAGTTTTATCCGGAAACCCCCTTGCTCCATGGGCAAGGGGGTTTTCCACTTCGTTCAGATTTGGCTGATCCGTGGAGATATTATACAATTTATATAAACTTTACATATTCAAGCATTGCACATCAAAGAAACTATGTATGTTAGTGGGAGGGCATGGCAGTTTTTCATGAGGGTATGAAATGAGAGCCCAGGTTTGATTCACCGTAAGGAAAGGTACCTATAGGTATTTAATAGAAATGAAGTGAGGAGTGCATAATTTGTATTTGAAAGAAGTGAACAATCTCCAATTCCATAGTCAGCTATCTTTGAAGCAAGTAGAAGATCGCCTTCTCATTACGGCGGAGTTCCCTGACGAATTTTTAAAAGAAGTCGAAATGAAAGACCCATTCCTTTATGTCACTTTGTTAGTGAGAGGTGGAGCAAGAATAAAGATCATTGATGAAGACAGTGCAAAGCTCCACATTCCTGCCAAAAAAGATTTTGAACAGAAAACCTACCACAAGATCATTGAATTTGCGAAAGAGCATGCAAAACAGTTCTGATAAGCGGAAGCTTACTTTAGCGTTAGGACACTTATGGGTAGATTCTTGATTTTAACAGACAAAACCGCAAAATGATTTGTCTATATATTTTTATCAAACGCATGCATAACGATTTTGAGCTACATGATTGGCAGAGGGGCGGGCTCAGTGCACCCCCCACGGAAAGCGATCCGTTTGAGACCAATGGAAGAACTGCATCTTTTTGAGTTATGTATCAAATAAAGAAGCCGAGTGGGACGATTTTATCGTTCCACTCGGCTTCTTTCAGTGGACAGGAAAATCACTCTTTTAGATAGGTCACACTGTTGATTCCACGATAAGCTGAGGCTGTTCCCCGCGGCAAGCATCCACCGACAAGCGATTCGTTAGAAGCAACAACTAACATTAACAGCTCCTCCAGATTGAGAAGGGTTTTTCAGGGGCAACATCCGTTTCCTGTAGCCCCTAACTTTCACGAACATCTCGGAATCGTGTCTTCAAGATTAAGCATTTCTTTTAAAGATATGTTCTTTTTTACACCTAATATAATATCTTTAACAATAATAATTTATTGATAAACGATAAATTATGTGTTAGATTAAATTTACATAAACTAAAGTGAGGTGCTTTTTGTGAAAGATGGAACAACATTATTTTTGAAATTGGCTGTCATTCTTATCGGGACGCCCGTTCTTGCTTTGTGTATATTTTTTGTACCTGGCATTGCGGATTATGCAGGAGAAGTCTTCCCTGATATTGCATTTATGAAATATCTTGTTTTCGTATATTTATATGTGACAGCGATCCCTTTTTATTTTGCTCTTTATCAAGCTTTCAAACTATTGAACTATATCGATAACAATAAAGCTTTCTCGGATTTATCAGTAAAAGCTTTGAAGGTCATCAAACACTGTGCGATTACGATAAGTGTTTTATACGTCATCTTTATGCCGCTCTTATATATTATAGCGGAGGCCGATGATGCCCCGGGTCTCATAGTAATTGGTATGGTCATCATCTTTGCTTCAACGGTGATTTCAGTCTTTGCGGCCGTCCTCCAAAGACTTTTGCAAGATGCGATTCATATAAAATCAGAAAATGATTTAACGGTCTGAGGTGAAAAAATGACAATAATAATCAATATTGATGTGATGTTGGCGAAGAGGAAAATGAGCGTAACAGAGCTTTCGGAGAAGGTTGGAATTACGATGGCGAATCTATCTATATTGAAAAATGGAAAAGCGAAGGCCGTCCGTTTCTCAACATTAGAGGGGATATGTAAGGCATTGGATTGTCAGCCTGGAGATATATTGGAATACAAGAGTGAAAATGATCATTAGTTCCAGTGATAAAGGCTGTGGGAGGTATAAATGATGAGACCGTTAAAACAGCTCATTCGTTTCGGCCGGGAACAAGCCCTGTCCTGTTTGTTTCCTGTCGTTATCTTTGCTTCTCTGGCTATTACAAAAATAGTTCCACTCCCCATTCTGCCTAGATATGACTGGCTCCTGATCATCAGTCTCCTCATGCAGTGGATGATGGTGCGTTCAGGACTTGAAACACGAGATGAACTGAAGGTGATTTCGTTATTTCACCTCATAGGTCTTGCACTTGAGTTATTTAAAGTGCATATGGGCTCATGGTCTTATCCAGAAGAAGGATATTCCAAGGTATTTGGAGTGCCATTGTACAGTGGGTTCATGTATGCAAGTGTAGCGAGTTATCTTTGCCAGGCATGGAGACGGTTGAAAGTCGATCTTATTAAATGGCCGCCATTTTGGATGGTCGTCCCTCTTGCAGCAGCAATCTATTTGAATTTTTTCACCCACCATTATTGGATAGACATTCGCTGGTGGTTATCCGGCCTTGTCGTCGTTGTTTTTTGGCAGTCTTGGGTCATATACGAGGTTGGCGGGGCTCGCTACCGTATGCCAATCGCCCTGTCTTTTGTTCTCATCGGATTCTTCATATGGATAGCTGAAAATATCGCTACATACTTCGGTGCCTGGGAATATCCAAACCAGGCTGATGCATGGAGTCTTGTCCATATAGGGAAGATGAGTTCATGGCTTTTATTAGTGATCGTCAGCTTTTTGATCGTTGCCACGTTAAAGCGGGTAAAAGCGAAGGATCGGATAGTATAGCCAATTGATTTTGTATGAATGGACGTTAAGACATTCATTGGTACGCCGTTAGGGATAGCCACGTGGTCTCAGGTTCTGAAATGAAAAAATACTCCTCTGGTCAAATCTACATTGTGATAAACTTGAGAAAACAATCTCAATGAGGAGAAATACCATGAACAAAGCGCGATTTAAACTGAGTACCATGATAATTTTCTATGTACTTTTGGTGGTCTTGTTTTCATTATTGATCACAGATCTTCTAATCACGGAGAGTACAAGCAATAATATACGGGAGCAGCTTGAAGAGAAGGCACTGATCGTTTCCCGGATGGTAGCGGAATCAGAAATCGTTCAAGATGAATTGCAAAGCTCTTCAGAGAATCAAAACGTTCAGGATTATGCTATGAGAATACAAGAAGCATCAGATGTTATGTTTGTAGTCATTATGAATATGGAAGGAGTTCGTCAGTCTCACCCCAATCCAGAATTGATCGGCAAGCAATTTGTCGGAGGTGACGAGGCGAGAGTCTTAAACGGAGAAGAGTACATATCTGTATCTGAAGGAACGTTAGGGCAATCCGTTCGGGCCTTTACACCAATTATCGCAGACAACGGGGAACAGGTCGGGGCAGTGTCAATAGGGATCTCACTTGATGCACTTGAAGCATCGCAGCAAAGCAGCCATCGGAATATCCTGATCGGCTCCTTAGTCGGGGCGCTTGTAGGTGTGATCGGGGCATATCTGTTGGCGCGGTATATTAAGAAAAACATGTTCGGACTTGAACCTGTAGCGATTGCGCGAATCCATGAGGAGCGAAACCGTATGCTTCACTCTGTCCGGGAGGGGATAATTGCCGTAGATGCCGATGCCAAAATCACCCTTGTCAATAAATCAGCACGGGACATTTTTAAAAAAGCAGGACTTGAAGGTGAAGACCCGATCGGGCTTGAGGTTTCCGAGTACCTGCCACATTCTATGCTCCAGAGAGTACTGCACACAGGCGAGGCAGAAACCGATGAAGAGCAGATCATTAACGGATCATCCATTATCGTGAACCGGGTTCCTCTGGTCGTAAACGATGAAGTGGTCGGTGCGATCTCAACATTCCGAGATAAAACCGAAGTCAACCAACTGGCTGAGCAGCTGACAGGTGTAAGATTATATGCCGAATCGCTTCGTGCTCAATCCCATGAATTTAAGAATAAGCTGCATGTCCTGCTGGGTATGGCTGAATTGGAATCATTTGATGAGGTGAAGTCCTATATCAAACGGCTGGTTAATCACCAAATCCATGAAGCGGATATCATGACGAATAAAATGAAGGATCCTGTTCTCGCTGGATTTATGATTGGCAAGCTCAGCTATGCTCGTGAACAAAACATCCGATTATCTGTGAATTGTGAAACCGTTATTCCAGCAGCAAGTGATGAATCGGTGACCCATGAATTAGTCACGATTATAGGAAACCTGCTGGATAATGCAATTGAAAGTCTGGAAGGAAAGGAAGAGAAGCGCATTTCTCTTGTCTTATCTTATGTAGATGAATTGCTGGAAATTGATGTGAGTGACACAGGAAGCGGAATTCAAGAAGTGCCCCAGCAGGAGATCTTTCAAAAAGGAGTGTCGACGAAAGGAAATGACAGGGGTTATGGGCTGTATCTTGTAAAATCGAGTGTAGAATCCCTCGGCGGCTCCCTGGAGATTGAGTCCGAAGCAAATAAAGGAACGGATTTCAGCGTCATCATTCCCTATGAAGCGGAGGTGGAACAGGCATGATTCATGTGCTGATTGTAGAAGATGATCCGATGGTCGCTGACTTGAATAAAAAATATGTGGAGCAAGTAGATGGGTTTCACCTTGCAGCTATGGCAGCCAATGTTGAAGAAGCTCTCAGATATTTAGATGAATATGATGTAGATTTAATCCTTCTTGACGTTTATATGCCTGGAAGGAACGGATTACAATTGCTTAAAGATCTTCGGGAAAAAGATGAACGAGTCGATGTTATTCTCATCACGGCTGCTTCGGAAAAAGAACAAATCCAAAAATCGCTGAGACTTGGCGCGGTTGATTATTTAATCAAACCTTTTGAGTTCGAGCGTCTTCAAGGAGCATTGATCAAATATAAAGAGAATTATGCCGTTTTTCAAGATAAAGAAAACGTAGGTCAGGATGAGATTGATCGAATTTTCATCGCACAGGAGAATCGTCAAGAGAAAAACCGTATTCAGGTGCCGAAAGGTTTGACGCAAAATACACTGGAACTGATCTTACGTATCATCCGAAAGAAAGAGAATAGGGCGTTTTCAACCGATGAAATTGCGCAGGATACAGAGGTTTCACGAGTCTCTATACGGAAATATTTAAAGTTTTTAAAAGAGATAGACTTTCTGGAGGAGACACTGGTCTATGGAGTAGGTAGACCTGTTTATCAATATCAAATTAAAAATACGGATGATTTGGACCTCGAGTTCTATCATTAAAAAAGCGGCTGTTCCAGAGGCCAATGATGTAATGCAACTTTTTGAGTTATGTAACAAATATAGAAGCCGAGTCGGACGGTTTTATCGTCCAACTCGGCTTCTTTTATTATTTCAATGAGACATTTGTATTTTATGACCTCGCCAAAGCTATGTGAATAGTCCAATTCAGCCTCGAGAGTATCTTCCATGTATTTATCCATCGTGCCTTCATTTACTGTTTAAAACATCTTGCGTAAAGATTCTGACCGGTTGCGCGGCCCTTCTTCACACCCACCGACAAGCGAATCGCGAGAAGCGGCAACAAACATTAACAGCTCATCTAGATTGGAAGGGTTTTTTCAGCAAATTCCCTTACCAGGCTGCTTTTTTTAATTACAATAAAATCTTTACTTTCATATGATGGGCGGTTAAAGCGTTTTCATTTATGGTGAAGTTATTACAGATGATTGAATTTTCTGGATTGGAGGTTCAGCAAATGAGCAGAGAAAATCTTAGTGAAGAAACCATCAATTTACATCGTGCGTTTAGAGGTAAAATCGAGGTGGCTAGTAAAGTACCTGTCAATACAGCAACAGATTTGAGTTTGATCTATACTCCAGGGGTTGCGGATATTTGTAAGGCAATTGCCGAGAACCCAAATGAAGCAGATGAGCTTACATCCAAAGGGAATATGGTAGCCATAGTGACCGATGGGACAGCCGTATTAGGATTAGGAGATATCGGTCCGAAAGCAGCAATCCCAGTTATGGAAGGAAAAAGTCTTCTTTTTAAGAAATTCGCCGGAATTGATGCTTTCCCTTTATGCCTGGATACCCAAAATACAGAAGAAATAATTTCTACTATAAAAGCATTAGCACCGACGTTTTCAGGTATAAACCTTGAGGACATCTCCGCTCCAAGATGCTTTGAAATTGAAGAAAGACTAAAAAAGGAACTCGATATCCCTGTCTTTCACGACGATCAACATGGAACAGCTATTGTCGTTTTAGCTGCTCTAATGAACGCATTAAAAATCGTCAACAAACAAAAGAGTGATACAAAGGTTGTGATCAATGGCGCAGGTGCTGCTGGAATCGCAATTGCAGATTTGCTATTGTACGCAGGTTTCGTGGATGTGAACCTTGTAAGTCTGGAAGGCGTGTTGAGAAAGGGAGAAACCTGGATGAATCCAAGACAAGCATCTATGGCGGAAAAGACCAATTTGAACGGGATCCGCGGTGGATTGGAAGAGGTCATTACTGGAGCAGATATTTTTATCGGCGTGTCCGCACCAGGTGTGCTGAGTAAAGAGCAGGTGAAAATGATGAGAAAAGATGCGATTATTTTCGCTATGGCGAACCCGGTGCCGGAAATTTATCCGGAAGAGGCATTGGAGGCAGGAGCGGTAGTAGTCGGGACAGGGCGTTCGGATTATCCTAACCAGATTAATAATCTGCTGGCTTTTCCCGGA
Coding sequences within:
- a CDS encoding CaiB/BaiF CoA transferase family protein, with product MTVALKGIRVLDLTRVLAGPYCSMILGDLGAEVIKVEAPGGSDETRNWGPPFQEKVSAYYLCANRNKKSLTVNLKSEAGKEIIKKLIRQSDVVLHNFKTGTMERLGLAYPELKKINPGIVYCSITGFGETGPYRHLPGYDFIIQAMSGLMSITGDEKSGPQKSGIAITDVLTGLYACIGVQAALLERSFSGTGQKIDLSLYDSAVSSLINIGSNYLMTGKVPERLGNHHANIVPYQTFHTKDGEMVIAVGNDKQFASLCEIIGQPELAHEPRFQSNSGRVANRKELSSLLQEAFTKETTAMWKKKCQKRSIPFGPIQHLDELRSDEQLQARDMFVTAHHPKAGEIGMIGSPLKLSRTPVQMKTHPPEPSEHTDEILLALGYSRTEIDRLRKANTI
- a CDS encoding aminotransferase class I/II-fold pyridoxal phosphate-dependent enzyme, whose product is MSKGSKQVSSLPAYLFSIFHKKKVALEAQGVDVIDLGIGAPDLPTPSFIIDRLAKEARDPENHRYSPYGGCREFKLAVVDFYQKHYRVELDADSEVLALIGSKEGIAHLISAVIDPGDGVLTPDPGYPVYQSAIHLAHGTGVKFPLDEANGYTPRLEKISERDIRRSKLMLLNYPNNPTGATVDLDTFEKAVLFSKTHHLSLVHDAAYDLVTFRDYQAPSLLQVQGAKDVAVEFGSLSKSFNMTGWRIGYVVGNRDLIKALSIVKSNMDTSQFLPIQKAAATALNSDFVAVKENNRVYEDRLDMMMKALQEMNIEADKPRGTFFIWAKVPGGHTSQAFAEKMLSEAGVIITPGNAFGSKGEGYFRISLSVPKERLHEAVSRMKKVMKGGTM
- a CDS encoding saccharopine dehydrogenase family protein; the encoded protein is MKVAVLGSGLMGKEAARDLVQSGGVEKVGLADIDVKRAAEVCDSLGSSKIEAFKIDAGNTEELANFLKNYDVIINALFYSFNEIVARTAIEVGVHSVDLGGHIGHITDKVLELDDKAKNSGVTVIPDLGVAPGMINILAGFGASKLDQLESIRLFVGGIPVQPEPPLEYNHVFSMEGLLDHYSDPSTIIRGGKLQEVESLTELEKIYFERFGPLEAFHTSGGTSTLLKSFPTIETLEYKTIRYPGHAEKMKLLVDLNLTGSSHVVDVGGVKVKTRDVLLKSIDPILDLKDKDDAVLLRVMVGGRKAEKEKHYQYEMVTYKDRTSKVTAMARATANTISVVAQMIGNDKISKRGVCPPETIVPGDLYIKEMSERGVVIQEKTEG
- a CDS encoding thiamine pyrophosphate-dependent enzyme — translated: MEGKMMTSAQAIVECIRREGIPNVFCVPGESYLPVMDAISDEPTIELISARHEGGAAFMAEGYAKASGKTGVVMGTRGVGASNLTIGVHTAYQDSTPLVVLLGQVHSSFSGREGFQEVDLEAFFRPIAKWVAEIREPPRVPEILQRAFRIAQTGRPGPVVLSLPEDLLKKQAPMTFGPAFTKPAPRPNLRELEGLEKFLQHSDRPLIIAGGGVKGAGAEEALQVFAEKFEIPVMCAFRRHDVFPNDDARYVGHLGLGVHPNIIETVREADTILAIGTRLSEVTTQDYTLLQANQNLIHIDVDYGTLGKVYAPNIGIIADANETLRSMMDFEMPLRWKEWGATRRRAYEATLQVPGKATVNGRIISMMQKHLPSDTVFTNDAGNFAGWLHSFFQFRQKHTYVGPTSGAMGYGMPAALGVKLAHPDKTVVSLSGDGGFMMTMQEFETAVRYQIPVISIVFNNRMYGTIRMHQEIHYPYKKIGTDLGEVPFSKLAEDLGAAGFHVKTPEQFEEALTAALKEKKPVLIEVESERDQISVSSTIQQMRQRTK
- a CDS encoding aldehyde dehydrogenase family protein, which codes for MSLIQEKALRNFINGEWVEPTTGKTTAVVNPATSETIVQVPLSGSEDVVEATEAAKVAQKSWALVPAPQRAEVLYSVGMIMKERKEKLSQLLTMENGKVIEEARGEVQEGIDMAFYMAGEGRRLFGQTTPSELKDKFAMSVRAPVGVVGIITPWNFPIAIATWKSFPAIVAGNAVVWKPATETPIMAYELAKIFEEAGLPRGVINVVFGSGSTVGEAMIDQDDIRVISFTGSNEVGRRIAGKCGQRLKKVSLEMGGKNAVIVMDDADLSLAVEGILWSAYGTSGQRCTACSRVMVHESVKDELEERLQKEIAKLSIGNGLDESIKVGPIINRAGLEKVKSYMSVGKDEGARLLTGGYVMENGEHKKGNYFAPTLFTDVKPDMRIAQEEIFGPVVSLIPVKSFEEAIEINNSVEFGLSSSIFTRDVNKVFAAQRDLDTGIVYVNAGTTGAEIHLPFGGTKGTGNGHRDSGVAALDVFTEWKAVYVDFSGKLQRAQIDVE